In the genome of Chaetodon auriga isolate fChaAug3 chromosome 15, fChaAug3.hap1, whole genome shotgun sequence, one region contains:
- the cdkn2aipnl gene encoding CDKN2AIP N-terminal-like protein, with translation MSALDVDEFIQQNRGLADQVETFRGYWESEKHWQARREFILRNISDFQLPQQDRLLSLSMVWANNVFLGCRYSTELLDKVKDMAEGIEVEDAPVFKTRDEIMKKQQGR, from the exons ATGTCTGCCCTGGACGTGGATGAGTTTATCCAACAAAACAGAGGTCTGGCCGACCAGGTAGAAACGTTTCGAGGTTACTGGGAGAGTGAAAAACACTGGCAGGCCAGGAGGGAGTTCATCCTGCGGAACATAAGCGACTTCCAGCTGCCGCAACAGGACCGCCTGCTCTCCCTGTCCATGGTCTGGGCCAACAACGTCTTCCTCGGCTGTCG GTACAGCACAGAGCTCCTGGACAAAGTGAAGGACATGGCTGAAGGCATCGAGGTGGAGGATGCACCGGTCTTCAAGACCAGAGACGAGATCATGAAGAAGCAACAG GGTCGATGA
- the ube2b gene encoding ubiquitin-conjugating enzyme E2 B isoform X2, whose protein sequence is MLWNAVIFGPVGTPFEDGTFKLLIEFSEEYPNKPPTVRFVSRMFHPNVYADGSICLDILQNRWSPTYDVSSILTSIQSLLDEPNPNSPANSQAAQLYQENKREYEKRVTAIVEQSWVDV, encoded by the exons ATGCTTTGGAACGCTGTTATTTTTGG GCCTGTGGGAACACCGTTTGAAGATG GAACGTTTAAGCTTCTGATAGAGTTTTCTGAGGAGTACCCAAACAAGCCTCCCACAGTTCGGTTTGTCTCCAGAATGTTTCACCCTAATG TTTACGCAGATGGCAGTATATGTTTAGACATCCTTCAGAACCGCTGGAGCCCCACGTACGATGTGTCGTCCATACTCACCTCCATCCAG TCGTTGCTGGACGAGCCAAACCCCAACAGCCCGGCCAACAGCCAGGCCGCACAGCTCTATCAGGAAAACAAGAGGGAGTACGAGAAGAGGGTGACGGCCATCGTGGAGCAGAGCTGGGTGGACGTCTGA
- the ube2b gene encoding ubiquitin-conjugating enzyme E2 B isoform X1 yields the protein MSTPARRRLMRDFKRLQEDPPTGVSGAPSENNIMLWNAVIFGPVGTPFEDGTFKLLIEFSEEYPNKPPTVRFVSRMFHPNVYADGSICLDILQNRWSPTYDVSSILTSIQSLLDEPNPNSPANSQAAQLYQENKREYEKRVTAIVEQSWVDV from the exons ACTTCAAGAAGATCCTCCCACCGGTGTGAGTGGAGCACCATCAGAGAACAACATCATGCTTTGGAACGCTGTTATTTTTGG GCCTGTGGGAACACCGTTTGAAGATG GAACGTTTAAGCTTCTGATAGAGTTTTCTGAGGAGTACCCAAACAAGCCTCCCACAGTTCGGTTTGTCTCCAGAATGTTTCACCCTAATG TTTACGCAGATGGCAGTATATGTTTAGACATCCTTCAGAACCGCTGGAGCCCCACGTACGATGTGTCGTCCATACTCACCTCCATCCAG TCGTTGCTGGACGAGCCAAACCCCAACAGCCCGGCCAACAGCCAGGCCGCACAGCTCTATCAGGAAAACAAGAGGGAGTACGAGAAGAGGGTGACGGCCATCGTGGAGCAGAGCTGGGTGGACGTCTGA